From the Pseudopipra pipra isolate bDixPip1 chromosome 22, bDixPip1.hap1, whole genome shotgun sequence genome, one window contains:
- the ESPN gene encoding espin isoform X4 — protein MALERALLAARQGDVEALRGLRAAGLLRPGLRDALGASPAHHAARAGRLACLRYLAAEAALRGDARARNGATPAHDAAATGNLACLQWLLTQGGCGVQDTDNSGATILHLAARFGHHEVIDWLLRFGGSDPMAATNTGALPVHYAAAKGDFPSLRLLLGHCPSTLSAQTKTGATPLYLACQEGHLEIIQYLVQDCGADPHARAHDGMTPLHAAAQMGHNTVIVWLMSFTTVSLSERDAEGATAMHFAASRGHAKVLSWLLLHGGEITTDGWGGTPLHDAAENGELECCQILVVNGADLSIRDQDGYTAADLADYNGHSHCAQYLRTVENMSVEHRVLSRDPSADGECRQPDSGMSSPNTTASVPQARFEVGSPASTLSNYDSCHSSQSSTGEKRGGPPGAPAARECGAGGRGAGGMGPAPPDPLPCAGVPEPALADMQAYMDMLDPETRPRGRGPAGEGPPPPPPPAFPPPPPPPPTTRPPPPPPGYPAPAPPTAPHTADIYVRAKNNLRHVESQALRRELASRDTSPEGLRRADSSRRSRNFGKQPSTGDYYKHLGHVAAEQPGPRRMAHSEEASPISADTMRNGESKPSAELPSPPPPPPLPDNACPTPPPPPPQAETPAGPRRSSSSTGRGKALRQMKSTKSFNMMSPTGDNSELLAEIKAGKSLKPTPQSKGFTTVFSGSGQAGANAESPVSSPSPTRTPTPPATPEAAGPPRCLAGGSPEPVLNGSSPVPAAGAGAAVEVEALVPSQDEQGRPIPEWKRQVMVRKLQLRMQEEEEQRRKEKEEEARLASMPAWRRDILRKKLEEEREQKRKEQEKLKREEEEKEKEQSEKLRTLGYDETKLAPWQRQIILKKGDIAKH, from the exons ATGGCGCTGGAGCGGGCGCTGCTGGCGGCGCGACAGGGCGACGTGGAGGCGCtgcgggggctgcgggcggcCGGGCTGCTGCGGCCGGGGTTGCGGGACGCCCTGGGCGCCTCCCCCGCGCACCACGCCGCCCGCGCCGGCCGCCTCGCCTGCCTCCGGTACCTGGCGGCCGAGGCCGCGCTCCGCGGGGACGCGCGGGCACGCAACGGGGCTACGCCGGCCCACGACGCCGCCGCCACCGGCAACCTCGCCTGTCTCCAGTGGCTGCTCACGCAGGGGGGCTGCGGCGTGCAG GACACAGACAATTCCGGTGCCACCATCCTACACCTGGCAGCCCGCTTCGGTCACCATGAGGTGATCGACTGGCTCCTCCGCTTCGGAGGCAGTGACCCCATGGCAGCCACCAACACAGGAGCACTGCCCGTCCACTACGCCGCGGCCAAAGGGGATTTCCCTTCCCTGCGACTCCTCTTGGGACACTGCCCCAG CACGCTGAGTGCCCAGACCAAGACGGGGGCTACCCCGCTGTACCTCGCCTGCCAGGAAGGCCacctggagatcatccagtaCCTGGTGCAGGACTGTGGGGCTGACCCCCACGCGCGCGCCCATGATGGCATGACCCCACTGCACGCCGCTGCCCAGATGGGCCACAACACTGTCATCGTGTGGCTG ATGAGCTTCACGACGGTGAGTCTGTCGGAGCGGGATGCTGAGGGGGCCACAGCCATGCACTTTGCTGCCAGCCGTGGCCATGCCAAGGTGCtgagctggctgctgctgcacgGTGGGGAGATCACCACGGACGGCTGGGGCGGCACGCCACTGCACGACGCCGCCGAGAACGGCGAGCTGGAG tgctgccagatcctggtggtgaatggtgccgACCTCAGCATCCGTGACCAGGATGGCTACACGGCGGCCGACCTCGCCGACTACAACGGCCACAGCCACTGCGCCCAGTACCTGCGCACCGTGGAGAACATG agcgTGGAGCACCGCGTGCTGTCGAGAGACCCCTCAGCAGATGGGGAGTGCCGGCAGCCTGACTCGGGCATGTCATCGCCCAATACCACGGCATCGGTGCCCCAGGCGCGCTTCGAGGTGGGCTCCCCTGCCAGCACCCTCTCCAACTACGACTCCTGCCACTCCAGCCAGTCCAGCACCGGGGAGAAGAGGGGCGGCCCCCCCGGGGCCCCTGCCGCCCGTGAGTGCGGGGCCGgagggcgcggggcggggggcatGGGACCAGCCCCCCCTgaccccctgccctgtgcaggggTGCCTGAGCCGGCGCTGGCGGACATGCAGGCGTACATGGACATGCTGGACCCTGAgacgcggccgcggggccggggcccaGCAGGCGAgggccccccgccgccgccaccccCTGCCTTCCCCCCACCACCTCCCCCTCCACCCACCACTCGGCCACCCCCACCACCCCCTGGCTACCCTGCACCTGCACCCCCCACCGCCCCCCACACTGCTGACATCTATGTGCGGGCCAAGAACAACCTGCGGCACGTGGAGAGCCAGGCGCTGCGCCGAGAG CTGGCATCGCGTGACACCAGTCCCGAGGGTCTGCGCAGGGCTGACTCCAGCAGGCGATCGAGGAATTTCGGCAAACAGCCGAGCACCGGTGACTACTACAAGCACCTGGGGCACGTCGCGGCTGAGCAGCCCGGCCCCCGTCGAATGGCGCACAGCGAAGAG GCATCACCCATCTCGGCAGACACCATGCGCAATGGGGAGAGCAAGCCCAGTGCCGAGCTGCCTTCCCCACCGCCACCCCCACCACTGCCTGACAACGCCTGCCCGACGCCCCCCCCACCACCTCCGCAGGCCGAGAcccccgccggcccccgccgctcctcctcctccacggGAA GAGGAAAGGCGCTCAGGCAGATGAAGA GCACGAAGTCCTTCAACATGATGTCCCCCACCGGTGACAACTCAGAGCTGCTGGCCGAGATCAAGGCTGGGAAGAGCCTCAAGCCAACTCCGCAGAGTAAAGGCTTCACCACTGTCTTCTCCGGCAGCGGCCAGGCAGGGGCCAAC GCAGAGTCGCCAGTGTCCTCCCCATCACCCACCAGGACGCCCACCCCACCAGCCACCCCCGAGGCTGCCGGGCCACCACGTTGCCTGGCAGGGGGCTCACCAGAGCCAGTGCTAAATGGGAGCTcaccagtgccagcagcaggtgctggggcgGCGGTGGAGGTAGAGGCGCTGGTGCCGAGCCAGGACGAGCAGGGCCGGCCCATTCCCGAGTGGAAGCGGCAGGTGATGGTGCGCAAGCTGCAGCTCCGCatgcaggaggaagaggagcagcgGCGCAAG gagaaggaggaggaggcgcgTCTGGCCAGCATGCCAGCCTGGAGGAGGGACATCCTGCGTAAGAAGCTGGAGGAAGAGAG GGAGCAGAAACG gaaagagcaggagaagctgaagcgggaggaggaggagaaggagaaggaacagTCGGAAAAGCTAAGGACTCTTGGGTACGATGAGACAAAGCTGGCGCCCTGGCAGCGACAGATCATCCTCAAGAAGGGGGACATAGCCAAGCACTAG
- the ESPN gene encoding espin isoform X7 encodes MALERALLAARQGDVEALRGLRAAGLLRPGLRDALGASPAHHAARAGRLACLRYLAAEAALRGDARARNGATPAHDAAATGNLACLQWLLTQGGCGVQDTDNSGATILHLAARFGHHEVIDWLLRFGGSDPMAATNTGALPVHYAAAKGDFPSLRLLLGHCPSTLSAQTKTGATPLYLACQEGHLEIIQYLVQDCGADPHARAHDGMTPLHAAAQMGHNTVIVWLMSFTTVSLSERDAEGATAMHFAASRGHAKVLSWLLLHGGEITTDGWGGTPLHDAAENGELECCQILVVNGADLSIRDQDGYTAADLADYNGHSHCAQYLRTVENMSVEHRVLSRDPSADGECRQPDSGMSSPNTTASVPQARFEVGSPASTLSNYDSCHSSQSTPPDPLPCAGVPEPALADMQAYMDMLDPETRPRGRGPAGEGPPPPPPPAFPPPPPPPPTTRPPPPPPGYPAPAPPTAPHTADIYVRAKNNLRHVESQALRRELASRDTSPEGLRRADSSRRSRNFGKQPSTGDYYKHLGHVAAEQPGPRRMAHSEEASPISADTMRNGESKPSAELPSPPPPPPLPDNACPTPPPPPPQAETPAGPRRSSSSTGSTKSFNMMSPTGDNSELLAEIKAGKSLKPTPQSKGFTTVFSGSGQAGANAESPVSSPSPTRTPTPPATPEAAGPPRCLAGGSPEPVLNGSSPVPAAGAGAAVEVEALVPSQDEQGRPIPEWKRQVMVRKLQLRMQEEEEQRRKEKEEEARLASMPAWRRDILRKKLEEEREQKRKEQEKLKREEEEKEKEQSEKLRTLGYDETKLAPWQRQIILKKGDIAKH; translated from the exons ATGGCGCTGGAGCGGGCGCTGCTGGCGGCGCGACAGGGCGACGTGGAGGCGCtgcgggggctgcgggcggcCGGGCTGCTGCGGCCGGGGTTGCGGGACGCCCTGGGCGCCTCCCCCGCGCACCACGCCGCCCGCGCCGGCCGCCTCGCCTGCCTCCGGTACCTGGCGGCCGAGGCCGCGCTCCGCGGGGACGCGCGGGCACGCAACGGGGCTACGCCGGCCCACGACGCCGCCGCCACCGGCAACCTCGCCTGTCTCCAGTGGCTGCTCACGCAGGGGGGCTGCGGCGTGCAG GACACAGACAATTCCGGTGCCACCATCCTACACCTGGCAGCCCGCTTCGGTCACCATGAGGTGATCGACTGGCTCCTCCGCTTCGGAGGCAGTGACCCCATGGCAGCCACCAACACAGGAGCACTGCCCGTCCACTACGCCGCGGCCAAAGGGGATTTCCCTTCCCTGCGACTCCTCTTGGGACACTGCCCCAG CACGCTGAGTGCCCAGACCAAGACGGGGGCTACCCCGCTGTACCTCGCCTGCCAGGAAGGCCacctggagatcatccagtaCCTGGTGCAGGACTGTGGGGCTGACCCCCACGCGCGCGCCCATGATGGCATGACCCCACTGCACGCCGCTGCCCAGATGGGCCACAACACTGTCATCGTGTGGCTG ATGAGCTTCACGACGGTGAGTCTGTCGGAGCGGGATGCTGAGGGGGCCACAGCCATGCACTTTGCTGCCAGCCGTGGCCATGCCAAGGTGCtgagctggctgctgctgcacgGTGGGGAGATCACCACGGACGGCTGGGGCGGCACGCCACTGCACGACGCCGCCGAGAACGGCGAGCTGGAG tgctgccagatcctggtggtgaatggtgccgACCTCAGCATCCGTGACCAGGATGGCTACACGGCGGCCGACCTCGCCGACTACAACGGCCACAGCCACTGCGCCCAGTACCTGCGCACCGTGGAGAACATG agcgTGGAGCACCGCGTGCTGTCGAGAGACCCCTCAGCAGATGGGGAGTGCCGGCAGCCTGACTCGGGCATGTCATCGCCCAATACCACGGCATCGGTGCCCCAGGCGCGCTTCGAGGTGGGCTCCCCTGCCAGCACCCTCTCCAACTACGACTCCTGCCACTCCAGCCAGTCCA CCCCCCCTgaccccctgccctgtgcaggggTGCCTGAGCCGGCGCTGGCGGACATGCAGGCGTACATGGACATGCTGGACCCTGAgacgcggccgcggggccggggcccaGCAGGCGAgggccccccgccgccgccaccccCTGCCTTCCCCCCACCACCTCCCCCTCCACCCACCACTCGGCCACCCCCACCACCCCCTGGCTACCCTGCACCTGCACCCCCCACCGCCCCCCACACTGCTGACATCTATGTGCGGGCCAAGAACAACCTGCGGCACGTGGAGAGCCAGGCGCTGCGCCGAGAG CTGGCATCGCGTGACACCAGTCCCGAGGGTCTGCGCAGGGCTGACTCCAGCAGGCGATCGAGGAATTTCGGCAAACAGCCGAGCACCGGTGACTACTACAAGCACCTGGGGCACGTCGCGGCTGAGCAGCCCGGCCCCCGTCGAATGGCGCACAGCGAAGAG GCATCACCCATCTCGGCAGACACCATGCGCAATGGGGAGAGCAAGCCCAGTGCCGAGCTGCCTTCCCCACCGCCACCCCCACCACTGCCTGACAACGCCTGCCCGACGCCCCCCCCACCACCTCCGCAGGCCGAGAcccccgccggcccccgccgctcctcctcctccacggGAA GCACGAAGTCCTTCAACATGATGTCCCCCACCGGTGACAACTCAGAGCTGCTGGCCGAGATCAAGGCTGGGAAGAGCCTCAAGCCAACTCCGCAGAGTAAAGGCTTCACCACTGTCTTCTCCGGCAGCGGCCAGGCAGGGGCCAAC GCAGAGTCGCCAGTGTCCTCCCCATCACCCACCAGGACGCCCACCCCACCAGCCACCCCCGAGGCTGCCGGGCCACCACGTTGCCTGGCAGGGGGCTCACCAGAGCCAGTGCTAAATGGGAGCTcaccagtgccagcagcaggtgctggggcgGCGGTGGAGGTAGAGGCGCTGGTGCCGAGCCAGGACGAGCAGGGCCGGCCCATTCCCGAGTGGAAGCGGCAGGTGATGGTGCGCAAGCTGCAGCTCCGCatgcaggaggaagaggagcagcgGCGCAAG gagaaggaggaggaggcgcgTCTGGCCAGCATGCCAGCCTGGAGGAGGGACATCCTGCGTAAGAAGCTGGAGGAAGAGAG GGAGCAGAAACG gaaagagcaggagaagctgaagcgggaggaggaggagaaggagaaggaacagTCGGAAAAGCTAAGGACTCTTGGGTACGATGAGACAAAGCTGGCGCCCTGGCAGCGACAGATCATCCTCAAGAAGGGGGACATAGCCAAGCACTAG
- the ESPN gene encoding espin isoform X5 — protein sequence MALERALLAARQGDVEALRGLRAAGLLRPGLRDALGASPAHHAARAGRLACLRYLAAEAALRGDARARNGATPAHDAAATGNLACLQWLLTQGGCGVQDTDNSGATILHLAARFGHHEVIDWLLRFGGSDPMAATNTGALPVHYAAAKGDFPSLRLLLGHCPSTLSAQTKTGATPLYLACQEGHLEIIQYLVQDCGADPHARAHDGMTPLHAAAQMGHNTVIVWLMSFTTVSLSERDAEGATAMHFAASRGHAKVLSWLLLHGGEITTDGWGGTPLHDAAENGELECCQILVVNGADLSIRDQDGYTAADLADYNGHSHCAQYLRTVENMSVEHRVLSRDPSADGECRQPDSGMSSPNTTASVPQARFEVGSPASTLSNYDSCHSSQSSTGEKRGGPPGAPAARVPEPALADMQAYMDMLDPETRPRGRGPAGEGPPPPPPPAFPPPPPPPPTTRPPPPPPGYPAPAPPTAPHTADIYVRAKNNLRHVESQALRRELASRDTSPEGLRRADSSRRSRNFGKQPSTGDYYKHLGHVAAEQPGPRRMAHSEEASPISADTMRNGESKPSAELPSPPPPPPLPDNACPTPPPPPPQAETPAGPRRSSSSTGSTKSFNMMSPTGDNSELLAEIKAGKSLKPTPQSKGFTTVFSGSGQAGANAESPVSSPSPTRTPTPPATPEAAGPPRCLAGGSPEPVLNGSSPVPAAGAGAAVEVEALVPSQDEQGRPIPEWKRQVMVRKLQLRMQEEEEQRRKEKEEEARLASMPAWRRDILRKKLEEEREQKRKEQEKLKREEEEKEKEQSEKLRTLGYDETKLAPWQRQIILKKGDIAKH from the exons ATGGCGCTGGAGCGGGCGCTGCTGGCGGCGCGACAGGGCGACGTGGAGGCGCtgcgggggctgcgggcggcCGGGCTGCTGCGGCCGGGGTTGCGGGACGCCCTGGGCGCCTCCCCCGCGCACCACGCCGCCCGCGCCGGCCGCCTCGCCTGCCTCCGGTACCTGGCGGCCGAGGCCGCGCTCCGCGGGGACGCGCGGGCACGCAACGGGGCTACGCCGGCCCACGACGCCGCCGCCACCGGCAACCTCGCCTGTCTCCAGTGGCTGCTCACGCAGGGGGGCTGCGGCGTGCAG GACACAGACAATTCCGGTGCCACCATCCTACACCTGGCAGCCCGCTTCGGTCACCATGAGGTGATCGACTGGCTCCTCCGCTTCGGAGGCAGTGACCCCATGGCAGCCACCAACACAGGAGCACTGCCCGTCCACTACGCCGCGGCCAAAGGGGATTTCCCTTCCCTGCGACTCCTCTTGGGACACTGCCCCAG CACGCTGAGTGCCCAGACCAAGACGGGGGCTACCCCGCTGTACCTCGCCTGCCAGGAAGGCCacctggagatcatccagtaCCTGGTGCAGGACTGTGGGGCTGACCCCCACGCGCGCGCCCATGATGGCATGACCCCACTGCACGCCGCTGCCCAGATGGGCCACAACACTGTCATCGTGTGGCTG ATGAGCTTCACGACGGTGAGTCTGTCGGAGCGGGATGCTGAGGGGGCCACAGCCATGCACTTTGCTGCCAGCCGTGGCCATGCCAAGGTGCtgagctggctgctgctgcacgGTGGGGAGATCACCACGGACGGCTGGGGCGGCACGCCACTGCACGACGCCGCCGAGAACGGCGAGCTGGAG tgctgccagatcctggtggtgaatggtgccgACCTCAGCATCCGTGACCAGGATGGCTACACGGCGGCCGACCTCGCCGACTACAACGGCCACAGCCACTGCGCCCAGTACCTGCGCACCGTGGAGAACATG agcgTGGAGCACCGCGTGCTGTCGAGAGACCCCTCAGCAGATGGGGAGTGCCGGCAGCCTGACTCGGGCATGTCATCGCCCAATACCACGGCATCGGTGCCCCAGGCGCGCTTCGAGGTGGGCTCCCCTGCCAGCACCCTCTCCAACTACGACTCCTGCCACTCCAGCCAGTCCAGCACCGGGGAGAAGAGGGGCGGCCCCCCCGGGGCCCCTGCCGCCC gggTGCCTGAGCCGGCGCTGGCGGACATGCAGGCGTACATGGACATGCTGGACCCTGAgacgcggccgcggggccggggcccaGCAGGCGAgggccccccgccgccgccaccccCTGCCTTCCCCCCACCACCTCCCCCTCCACCCACCACTCGGCCACCCCCACCACCCCCTGGCTACCCTGCACCTGCACCCCCCACCGCCCCCCACACTGCTGACATCTATGTGCGGGCCAAGAACAACCTGCGGCACGTGGAGAGCCAGGCGCTGCGCCGAGAG CTGGCATCGCGTGACACCAGTCCCGAGGGTCTGCGCAGGGCTGACTCCAGCAGGCGATCGAGGAATTTCGGCAAACAGCCGAGCACCGGTGACTACTACAAGCACCTGGGGCACGTCGCGGCTGAGCAGCCCGGCCCCCGTCGAATGGCGCACAGCGAAGAG GCATCACCCATCTCGGCAGACACCATGCGCAATGGGGAGAGCAAGCCCAGTGCCGAGCTGCCTTCCCCACCGCCACCCCCACCACTGCCTGACAACGCCTGCCCGACGCCCCCCCCACCACCTCCGCAGGCCGAGAcccccgccggcccccgccgctcctcctcctccacggGAA GCACGAAGTCCTTCAACATGATGTCCCCCACCGGTGACAACTCAGAGCTGCTGGCCGAGATCAAGGCTGGGAAGAGCCTCAAGCCAACTCCGCAGAGTAAAGGCTTCACCACTGTCTTCTCCGGCAGCGGCCAGGCAGGGGCCAAC GCAGAGTCGCCAGTGTCCTCCCCATCACCCACCAGGACGCCCACCCCACCAGCCACCCCCGAGGCTGCCGGGCCACCACGTTGCCTGGCAGGGGGCTCACCAGAGCCAGTGCTAAATGGGAGCTcaccagtgccagcagcaggtgctggggcgGCGGTGGAGGTAGAGGCGCTGGTGCCGAGCCAGGACGAGCAGGGCCGGCCCATTCCCGAGTGGAAGCGGCAGGTGATGGTGCGCAAGCTGCAGCTCCGCatgcaggaggaagaggagcagcgGCGCAAG gagaaggaggaggaggcgcgTCTGGCCAGCATGCCAGCCTGGAGGAGGGACATCCTGCGTAAGAAGCTGGAGGAAGAGAG GGAGCAGAAACG gaaagagcaggagaagctgaagcgggaggaggaggagaaggagaaggaacagTCGGAAAAGCTAAGGACTCTTGGGTACGATGAGACAAAGCTGGCGCCCTGGCAGCGACAGATCATCCTCAAGAAGGGGGACATAGCCAAGCACTAG
- the ESPN gene encoding espin isoform X1 produces the protein MALERALLAARQGDVEALRGLRAAGLLRPGLRDALGASPAHHAARAGRLACLRYLAAEAALRGDARARNGATPAHDAAATGNLACLQWLLTQGGCGVQDTDNSGATILHLAARFGHHEVIDWLLRFGGSDPMAATNTGALPVHYAAAKGDFPSLRLLLGHCPSTLSAQTKTGATPLYLACQEGHLEIIQYLVQDCGADPHARAHDGMTPLHAAAQMGHNTVIVWLMSFTTVSLSERDAEGATAMHFAASRGHAKVLSWLLLHGGEITTDGWGGTPLHDAAENGELECCQILVVNGADLSIRDQDGYTAADLADYNGHSHCAQYLRTVENMSVEHRVLSRDPSADGECRQPDSGMSSPNTTASVPQARFEVGSPASTLSNYDSCHSSQSSTGEKRGGPPGAPAARVPEPALADMQAYMDMLDPETRPRGRGPAGEGPPPPPPPAFPPPPPPPPTTRPPPPPPGYPAPAPPTAPHTADIYVRAKNNLRHVESQALRRELASRDTSPEGLRRADSSRRSRNFGKQPSTGDYYKHLGHVAAEQPGPRRMAHSEEASPISADTMRNGESKPSAELPSPPPPPPLPDNACPTPPPPPPQAETPAGPRRSSSSTGRGKALRQMKSTKSFNMMSPTGDNSELLAEIKAGKSLKPTPQSKGFTTVFSGSGQAGANAESPVSSPSPTRTPTPPATPEAAGPPRCLAGGSPEPVLNGSSPVPAAGAGAAVEVEALVPSQDEQGRPIPEWKRQVMVRKLQLRMQEEEEQRRKPGSQSPSLCRRGPPARRGTPGPAGQLTWEEDMQHLERQLGSLRVMHEVQPRQPLLGRPEEELPPFVPRSTTPAPRHSALTREDVPAHSSQSPTLPRSMAVPPATLRGQEGPRAGGAVGSPGARHDARREILGCGVSVRSLKANYEGPGGPPQPLPRVTKRKRVQPPGSARQPILEEEYGDGALRRSRPVLPEPSSPCKHTKGCKERAVFLFLEHWKKRALAAVPGEERPRRPGRRRPAAGRLLARWRSVARRVPGRQIRRLSRTTVLYWPQHFLPHVGGSPMPHDSLPLDLFMLGYFQLLEMPLSPEERRFRHLLCYEMFDRLGSHSWHRVRRFHRTVLEQVEAGHRHWLDGFEDLVQEFFGDNPVAAAESLPEPLPMAPEGQVAAVPVLMPELGEFSEEDVCRFIDRSFSFWKEKEAEMSDT, from the exons ATGGCGCTGGAGCGGGCGCTGCTGGCGGCGCGACAGGGCGACGTGGAGGCGCtgcgggggctgcgggcggcCGGGCTGCTGCGGCCGGGGTTGCGGGACGCCCTGGGCGCCTCCCCCGCGCACCACGCCGCCCGCGCCGGCCGCCTCGCCTGCCTCCGGTACCTGGCGGCCGAGGCCGCGCTCCGCGGGGACGCGCGGGCACGCAACGGGGCTACGCCGGCCCACGACGCCGCCGCCACCGGCAACCTCGCCTGTCTCCAGTGGCTGCTCACGCAGGGGGGCTGCGGCGTGCAG GACACAGACAATTCCGGTGCCACCATCCTACACCTGGCAGCCCGCTTCGGTCACCATGAGGTGATCGACTGGCTCCTCCGCTTCGGAGGCAGTGACCCCATGGCAGCCACCAACACAGGAGCACTGCCCGTCCACTACGCCGCGGCCAAAGGGGATTTCCCTTCCCTGCGACTCCTCTTGGGACACTGCCCCAG CACGCTGAGTGCCCAGACCAAGACGGGGGCTACCCCGCTGTACCTCGCCTGCCAGGAAGGCCacctggagatcatccagtaCCTGGTGCAGGACTGTGGGGCTGACCCCCACGCGCGCGCCCATGATGGCATGACCCCACTGCACGCCGCTGCCCAGATGGGCCACAACACTGTCATCGTGTGGCTG ATGAGCTTCACGACGGTGAGTCTGTCGGAGCGGGATGCTGAGGGGGCCACAGCCATGCACTTTGCTGCCAGCCGTGGCCATGCCAAGGTGCtgagctggctgctgctgcacgGTGGGGAGATCACCACGGACGGCTGGGGCGGCACGCCACTGCACGACGCCGCCGAGAACGGCGAGCTGGAG tgctgccagatcctggtggtgaatggtgccgACCTCAGCATCCGTGACCAGGATGGCTACACGGCGGCCGACCTCGCCGACTACAACGGCCACAGCCACTGCGCCCAGTACCTGCGCACCGTGGAGAACATG agcgTGGAGCACCGCGTGCTGTCGAGAGACCCCTCAGCAGATGGGGAGTGCCGGCAGCCTGACTCGGGCATGTCATCGCCCAATACCACGGCATCGGTGCCCCAGGCGCGCTTCGAGGTGGGCTCCCCTGCCAGCACCCTCTCCAACTACGACTCCTGCCACTCCAGCCAGTCCAGCACCGGGGAGAAGAGGGGCGGCCCCCCCGGGGCCCCTGCCGCCC gggTGCCTGAGCCGGCGCTGGCGGACATGCAGGCGTACATGGACATGCTGGACCCTGAgacgcggccgcggggccggggcccaGCAGGCGAgggccccccgccgccgccaccccCTGCCTTCCCCCCACCACCTCCCCCTCCACCCACCACTCGGCCACCCCCACCACCCCCTGGCTACCCTGCACCTGCACCCCCCACCGCCCCCCACACTGCTGACATCTATGTGCGGGCCAAGAACAACCTGCGGCACGTGGAGAGCCAGGCGCTGCGCCGAGAG CTGGCATCGCGTGACACCAGTCCCGAGGGTCTGCGCAGGGCTGACTCCAGCAGGCGATCGAGGAATTTCGGCAAACAGCCGAGCACCGGTGACTACTACAAGCACCTGGGGCACGTCGCGGCTGAGCAGCCCGGCCCCCGTCGAATGGCGCACAGCGAAGAG GCATCACCCATCTCGGCAGACACCATGCGCAATGGGGAGAGCAAGCCCAGTGCCGAGCTGCCTTCCCCACCGCCACCCCCACCACTGCCTGACAACGCCTGCCCGACGCCCCCCCCACCACCTCCGCAGGCCGAGAcccccgccggcccccgccgctcctcctcctccacggGAA GAGGAAAGGCGCTCAGGCAGATGAAGA GCACGAAGTCCTTCAACATGATGTCCCCCACCGGTGACAACTCAGAGCTGCTGGCCGAGATCAAGGCTGGGAAGAGCCTCAAGCCAACTCCGCAGAGTAAAGGCTTCACCACTGTCTTCTCCGGCAGCGGCCAGGCAGGGGCCAAC GCAGAGTCGCCAGTGTCCTCCCCATCACCCACCAGGACGCCCACCCCACCAGCCACCCCCGAGGCTGCCGGGCCACCACGTTGCCTGGCAGGGGGCTCACCAGAGCCAGTGCTAAATGGGAGCTcaccagtgccagcagcaggtgctggggcgGCGGTGGAGGTAGAGGCGCTGGTGCCGAGCCAGGACGAGCAGGGCCGGCCCATTCCCGAGTGGAAGCGGCAGGTGATGGTGCGCAAGCTGCAGCTCCGCatgcaggaggaagaggagcagcgGCGCAAG CCCGGGAGCCAGTCACCGTCGCTGTGCCGGCGCGGGCCACCTGCCCGCAGGGGCACGCCAGGACCTGCTGGGCAGCTGACGTGGGAGGAGGACATGCAGCACCTGGAGAGGCAGCTGGGGAGCCTGCGGGTGATGCACGAGGTGCAGCCAAGGCAGCCGCTGCTGGGGCGGCCAGAGGAGGAGCTGCCACCATTCGTGCCACGGTCCACCACCCCGGCACCCCGGCACTCTGCCCTTACCCGTGAGGACgtgcctgcccacagcagccAGTCCCCCACGCTGCCGAGGAGCATGGCCGTGCCACCAGCCACTCTGAGGGGCCAGGagggccccagggcagggggggcagTGGGCAGCCCTGGCGCCCGGCATGATGCTCGGCGTGAGATCCTGGGCTGCGGCGTCTCTGTCCGCAGCCTCAAGGCCAACTACGAGGGGCCGGGGGGACCTCCCCAACCCCTCCCCAGGGTCACCAAGCGCAAGAGGGTGCAGCCGCCTGGCAGCGCCCGCCAGCCCATCCTGGAGGAGGAGTATGGGGATGGGGCATTGCGGCGGAGCAgaccagtgctgccagagccgAGTAGCCCATGCAAACACACCAAGGGGTGCAAGGAGCGTGCTGTCTTCCTCTTCCTGGAGCACTGGAAGAAGCGGGCACttgcagctgtgcctggggaggaGCGGCCGCGGCGGCCAGGGAGGCGGCGTCCGGCGGCAGGGCGGCTGCTGGCCCGCTGGAGGAGTGTCGCCCGCCGAGTGCCAGGGCGTCAGATCCGGCGACTGAGCCGTACCACGGTGCTGTACTGGCCCCAACACTTCCTGCCCCACGTCGGTGGCTCACCCATGCCCCACGACAGCCTCCCACTCGACCTCTTCATGCTGGGCTacttccagctgctggagatgCCACTCAGCCCCGAGGAGCGGCGCTTCCGTCACCTCCTCTGCTATGAGATGTTTGACCgcctgggcagccacagctggcaCCGCGTCCGCCGTTTCCACCGcactgtgctggagcaggtcgAGGCTGGCCACCGCCACTGGCTTGATGGCTTTGAGGACCTTGTGCAGGAGTTTTTTGGGGATAaccctgtggcagcagcagagagcctGCCAGAACCACTCCCCATGGCCCCTGAAGGGCAGGTGGCAGCTGTGCCGGTGCTGATGCCAGAGCTGGGCGAGTTCAGCGAGGAGGACGTCTGCCGCTTCATCGACCGCAGCTTCTCCTtttggaaggagaaggaggcagAGATGTCTGACACCTGA